The following coding sequences lie in one Paracidovorax avenae genomic window:
- a CDS encoding aspartate aminotransferase family protein has translation MPDATTTAGLLARRARLLGPAYRLFYEEPFHPVRGEGVWLYDAAGTPWLDAYNNVVPLGHARPEVVEAIARQASVLNTHTRYLHEGILDYAERLLATMPTELGHATFTCTGSEANDLAMRIATAHTGGTGLIVTRWAYHGVTSALACASPSLGQYVRIGDHVRLIDAPEGDDAETGRRFADGVRAAIADLQAHGLKPAALLVDTVFSSDGVFTEPAGFLREAVEAIHAAGGVFIADEVQPGFGRTGEAFWGFQRHGVVPDIVTMGKPMGNGHPVAGLAVRPGVMEAFGRASRYFNTFGGNPVSMAAASAVLDVIQRNGLQANALQVGNYLRERLAALGGRHAIVGEARGAGLFVGLELLADRATRAPATAQAAQVVNALRQRQVLLSATGPDAHVLKIRPPLVFQREHADLLVERLDEVLGAL, from the coding sequence ATGCCTGACGCCACCACCACCGCCGGCCTGCTGGCCCGCCGCGCGCGCCTGCTGGGCCCGGCCTACCGGCTGTTCTACGAGGAGCCCTTCCACCCCGTGCGCGGCGAGGGTGTCTGGCTCTACGACGCCGCCGGCACCCCCTGGCTGGACGCCTACAACAACGTCGTGCCGCTGGGCCACGCGCGGCCCGAGGTGGTGGAGGCCATTGCGCGCCAGGCATCGGTGCTCAACACGCATACGCGCTACCTGCACGAGGGCATCCTGGACTACGCCGAGCGGCTGCTGGCCACGATGCCGACCGAACTCGGCCATGCCACCTTCACCTGCACGGGCAGCGAGGCCAACGACCTCGCGATGCGCATCGCCACGGCGCACACGGGCGGCACCGGCCTCATCGTGACGCGCTGGGCCTACCACGGCGTGACCTCGGCGCTGGCCTGCGCCTCGCCCTCGCTGGGGCAGTACGTGCGCATCGGCGACCACGTGCGGCTCATCGATGCGCCCGAAGGCGACGACGCGGAAACAGGCCGGCGTTTCGCCGACGGCGTGCGCGCAGCCATCGCCGACCTGCAGGCCCACGGCCTGAAGCCCGCGGCACTGCTGGTGGACACGGTGTTCTCGAGCGACGGCGTATTCACGGAGCCCGCCGGCTTCCTGCGCGAAGCCGTGGAGGCGATCCATGCAGCGGGCGGCGTGTTCATCGCCGACGAGGTACAGCCCGGCTTCGGCCGCACGGGCGAGGCGTTCTGGGGTTTCCAGCGCCACGGCGTGGTGCCCGACATCGTCACCATGGGCAAACCCATGGGCAACGGCCATCCGGTCGCGGGCCTCGCGGTGCGGCCCGGGGTCATGGAGGCCTTCGGCCGGGCGAGCCGCTACTTCAACACCTTCGGCGGCAACCCGGTCTCCATGGCTGCGGCTTCGGCGGTGCTCGACGTGATCCAGCGCAACGGCCTGCAGGCCAATGCCCTGCAGGTGGGCAACTATCTGCGGGAGCGGCTCGCCGCGCTGGGCGGGCGCCACGCCATCGTCGGCGAGGCACGCGGCGCCGGCCTGTTCGTGGGCCTGGAACTGCTGGCCGACCGTGCCACGCGCGCGCCGGCCACGGCCCAGGCCGCGCAGGTGGTCAACGCCCTGCGCCAGCGCCAGGTGTTGCTGAGCGCGACCGGCCCGGACGCCCACGTGCTGAAGATACGTCCTCCACTGGTGTTTCAGCGGGAGCACGCGGATCTGCTGGTGGAGCGCCTGGACGAGGTCCTGGGCGCGCTGTAA
- a CDS encoding histone deacetylase family protein, translated as MKAFFSDDQLLHDPQQYMRVGRICKPADLPTRAEALMGTLATRGITVTAPPEAGRDALERVHSTDYLDYLETAFERWQRIESFGLQPGIEVLPNMSPHGPREGACPSPAMLAQTGWYVGDLSCPIGPHTWRSVLRSAHAALAAAETVRAAGGVAYALCRPSGHHAQRARAAGFCYVNNSAIAAATLRRTHARVAVLDIDAHHGDGTQQIFYGRGDVLTISTHADPANYYPWYTGYAHERGTGEGEGCNLNLPLAHGSGNAEFAQALDQAVAAIERFQPQALVLPLGFDTYKDDPISVLKFDMEAFRLAGARVRALGLPTVVVQEGGYMVGAIGAALDAFLEGLRP; from the coding sequence ATGAAAGCCTTCTTCTCCGACGACCAACTGCTGCACGACCCGCAGCAGTACATGCGCGTGGGCCGCATCTGCAAGCCCGCGGACCTGCCCACGCGCGCCGAGGCCCTCATGGGCACGCTGGCGACGCGCGGCATCACCGTCACCGCGCCACCCGAGGCCGGCCGCGATGCGCTGGAGCGGGTGCACTCCACCGACTACCTCGACTACCTGGAGACGGCGTTCGAGCGCTGGCAGCGGATCGAGTCGTTCGGCCTGCAGCCCGGCATCGAGGTGCTGCCCAACATGTCGCCGCACGGCCCGCGCGAAGGCGCCTGCCCGTCGCCCGCCATGCTCGCGCAGACCGGCTGGTACGTGGGCGATCTGTCCTGCCCGATCGGCCCGCACACCTGGCGCTCGGTGCTGCGCTCGGCCCACGCCGCGCTCGCCGCGGCGGAGACGGTGCGCGCAGCGGGCGGCGTGGCCTACGCGCTGTGCCGGCCCTCGGGCCACCATGCCCAGCGGGCGCGGGCGGCCGGCTTCTGCTACGTGAACAACAGCGCGATCGCCGCCGCCACGCTGCGCCGCACGCATGCCCGCGTGGCCGTGCTCGACATCGACGCGCACCACGGCGACGGCACGCAGCAGATCTTCTACGGGCGCGGCGATGTGCTCACCATCTCCACGCATGCCGACCCCGCCAACTACTACCCCTGGTACACGGGCTACGCGCACGAGCGCGGCACGGGCGAAGGCGAAGGCTGCAACCTGAACCTGCCGCTCGCGCACGGCAGCGGCAACGCCGAATTCGCGCAGGCGCTGGACCAGGCCGTGGCCGCCATCGAGCGCTTCCAGCCCCAGGCGCTGGTGCTGCCGCTGGGTTTCGACACCTACAAGGACGACCCGATCAGCGTGCTGAAGTTCGACATGGAGGCCTTCCGCCTGGCCGGTGCCCGCGTGCGTGCGCTGGGCCTGCCCACCGTCGTGGTGCAGGAGGGCGGCTACATGGTCGGCGCCATCGGCGCGGCGCTCGATGCCTTCCTCGAAGGGCTCCGGCCATGA
- a CDS encoding phosphotransferase: MTMHDLDTAIRAALPEAAVLTAPAAPVETGWAAALLQRLHGLQGRLQPLTGERDANFLLEPDGGGARCMLKLSHPDEDPVVADFQTQALLHIARTDPGLPVQRLLPDRHGAPSVQIEDAEGRTRVARVFSYLEGLPMPQAPRSAVQRSSVARMLARLDRALAGLEHPAAARELPWDIQRADRVRPLLAHVADPARRALAESALDGFVQRTQPALAGLRRQPIHNDFNLYNLLVDPAEPSRVAGILDFGDMVHAPLVDDLAVAASYHLDAQSQEAGDALATIARFAADYHTVSPLTEAEAFALLDLVRARLAMVVAISGWRAARQPDNAPYLLRNNAISWARLQACADLAPEQVQDAIHAACRHREPIHA; encoded by the coding sequence ATGACCATGCACGACCTGGACACCGCGATTCGCGCAGCCCTGCCGGAAGCGGCCGTGCTCACGGCCCCGGCCGCGCCCGTCGAAACCGGCTGGGCCGCCGCCCTGCTGCAGCGCCTCCATGGCCTCCAGGGCCGGCTCCAGCCGCTCACGGGCGAGCGCGATGCCAACTTCCTGCTGGAGCCGGACGGCGGCGGCGCGCGCTGCATGCTCAAGCTCTCGCACCCCGACGAAGACCCCGTCGTCGCCGACTTCCAGACCCAGGCCCTGTTGCACATCGCCCGCACCGACCCAGGCCTGCCCGTGCAGCGCCTGCTTCCCGACCGGCACGGTGCGCCCTCGGTGCAGATCGAGGATGCCGAAGGCCGCACGCGCGTGGCCCGGGTGTTCAGCTACCTCGAAGGCCTGCCCATGCCGCAGGCGCCGCGCTCGGCGGTGCAGCGCAGCAGCGTGGCCCGCATGCTGGCCCGATTGGACCGAGCCCTGGCCGGCCTGGAGCACCCCGCCGCCGCGCGCGAGCTGCCCTGGGACATCCAGCGCGCCGACCGCGTGCGGCCGCTGCTCGCGCATGTCGCCGACCCGGCCCGCCGCGCGCTGGCCGAATCTGCGCTCGACGGCTTCGTGCAGCGTACCCAGCCGGCGCTCGCCGGGCTGCGACGCCAGCCGATCCACAACGACTTCAACCTCTACAACCTGCTCGTCGATCCTGCGGAGCCGTCCCGCGTGGCCGGCATCCTGGACTTCGGCGACATGGTGCATGCGCCGCTGGTGGACGATCTGGCCGTCGCGGCCTCGTACCACCTCGATGCACAGAGCCAGGAGGCCGGCGACGCGCTGGCGACCATCGCGCGGTTCGCGGCCGACTACCACACCGTATCACCGCTGACCGAGGCCGAGGCCTTCGCGCTGCTCGACCTCGTGCGGGCGCGCCTGGCGATGGTGGTCGCGATCAGCGGCTGGCGTGCCGCGCGCCAGCCCGACAACGCACCCTACCTGCTGCGCAACAACGCGATTTCCTGGGCCCGCCTGCAGGCCTGCGCCGATCTCGCGCCCGAGCAGGTGCAGGACGCCATCCACGCCGCCTGCCGCCACCGGGAGCCCATCCATGCCTGA
- a CDS encoding DMT family transporter has product MSAVSAPASGARGDGTAAGIALFLCALVLFAAYDAFAKHMVAHYPPAVVNLGRYSAIAVLAFVLLLRHGDLRLWRQPHQKLLAARSVALAVVATCFMAALVTMPLAEATAIYFTAPLMMVALSPWLLGERVGRAQWTAVLLGFAGMLCIVRPGGSLPLTGTLLMAVSAACYAVFQVLTRKLSGLVPAPVQFAHAALACLLISSLPMLFTAHTALPPWPEMAVLASGGAISGGAQLLLLAAFRRVGAATLAPLNYVQLLLAVLISTLWFERPPDAPALLGMALIAIAGVSLARARRPA; this is encoded by the coding sequence ATGAGTGCAGTGTCCGCCCCCGCATCCGGCGCACGCGGCGACGGCACCGCCGCGGGCATCGCGCTGTTCCTGTGCGCGCTGGTGCTGTTCGCGGCCTACGATGCGTTCGCCAAACACATGGTGGCGCACTATCCGCCGGCCGTCGTGAACCTGGGGCGGTACAGCGCCATCGCCGTGCTGGCCTTCGTGCTGCTGCTGCGCCATGGGGATCTGCGCCTGTGGCGCCAGCCGCACCAGAAGCTGCTCGCCGCGCGCAGCGTGGCGCTGGCCGTCGTGGCCACCTGCTTCATGGCGGCCCTGGTCACCATGCCGCTGGCCGAGGCCACGGCGATCTATTTCACGGCACCGCTGATGATGGTGGCGCTGTCTCCCTGGCTGCTCGGCGAACGCGTGGGCCGCGCGCAATGGACGGCCGTGCTGCTCGGCTTCGCGGGCATGCTCTGCATCGTGCGACCGGGCGGCAGCCTGCCGCTGACCGGCACGCTGCTGATGGCCGTCTCGGCCGCCTGCTATGCCGTCTTCCAGGTGCTCACGCGCAAGCTCTCGGGCCTGGTGCCCGCGCCCGTGCAATTCGCGCACGCGGCCCTGGCCTGCCTGCTGATCAGCAGCCTGCCGATGCTCTTCACCGCACACACCGCGCTCCCGCCCTGGCCCGAGATGGCCGTGCTGGCGTCCGGCGGTGCCATCAGCGGCGGCGCCCAGTTGCTCCTGCTGGCCGCCTTCCGCCGCGTGGGCGCGGCCACGCTGGCGCCGCTCAACTACGTGCAGCTGCTGCTGGCCGTGCTGATCAGCACGCTGTGGTTCGAGCGGCCGCCGGACGCGCCGGCGCTGCTGGGCATGGCTCTCATCGCCATCGCCGGCGTGTCCCTCGCCCGTGCGCGCCGTCCGGCATGA
- a CDS encoding dicarboxylate/amino acid:cation symporter encodes MTANARIPARKLPLYRSLYVQVLFAVVVGVLLGHFHPEIGEKMKPLGDGFIKLIKMIIAPIIFCTVVVGIAGMEDMKKVGRTGGLALLYFEVVSSIALVIGLIVVNVLQPGAGMNVDPASLDTKSIAAYTAPGKMGTTTDFIMNIIPTTVVDAFAKGEILQVLLFAVMFGFALHRFGGRGTLVFDFIEKTSHVLFTIVGYIMKVAPIGAFGAMAFTIGKYGVGSLLSLGKLMGSFYLTCLLFIFIVLGLIARFHGFSIWKFVKYIKEELLIVLGTSSSESVLPRMMEKMENLGARKTTVGLVIPTGYSFNLDGTSIYLTMAAVFIAQATNTPLDITHQITLLLVLLLTSKGAAGITGSGFIVLAATLSAVGHVPVAGLALILGIDRFMSEARALTNLVGNGVATLVVAKWTGDLDTEQLKQRLDNPDWVAAQEPEAILDHKTERMDVSGTR; translated from the coding sequence ATGACCGCAAACGCCCGCATTCCCGCCAGAAAACTTCCCCTCTACCGCTCGCTTTACGTGCAGGTGCTGTTCGCCGTCGTGGTGGGCGTGCTGCTCGGGCACTTCCACCCCGAGATCGGCGAGAAGATGAAGCCCCTGGGCGATGGCTTCATCAAGCTCATCAAGATGATCATCGCGCCCATCATCTTCTGCACCGTGGTGGTCGGGATCGCGGGCATGGAGGACATGAAGAAGGTGGGCCGCACCGGCGGCCTCGCCCTGCTCTATTTCGAGGTCGTGAGCAGCATCGCGCTGGTCATCGGCCTGATCGTCGTCAACGTGCTCCAGCCCGGCGCGGGCATGAACGTCGATCCGGCGTCGCTCGACACCAAGTCCATCGCGGCCTACACGGCGCCCGGCAAGATGGGCACGACCACCGACTTCATCATGAACATCATCCCCACCACCGTGGTGGATGCGTTCGCCAAGGGCGAGATCCTGCAGGTGCTGCTGTTCGCCGTGATGTTCGGCTTCGCGCTGCACCGCTTCGGCGGCCGCGGCACGCTGGTGTTCGACTTCATCGAGAAGACCTCGCACGTGCTGTTCACCATCGTCGGCTACATCATGAAGGTGGCCCCGATCGGCGCGTTCGGCGCCATGGCCTTCACCATCGGCAAGTACGGCGTCGGCTCGCTGCTGTCGCTGGGCAAGCTGATGGGCTCGTTCTACCTGACCTGCCTGCTGTTCATCTTCATCGTGCTGGGCCTCATCGCCCGCTTCCACGGCTTCTCGATCTGGAAGTTCGTGAAGTACATCAAGGAAGAACTGCTCATCGTGCTGGGCACCTCCTCCAGCGAATCGGTGCTGCCGCGCATGATGGAGAAGATGGAGAACCTGGGCGCCAGGAAGACCACCGTGGGCCTGGTGATTCCCACCGGCTACTCCTTCAACCTGGACGGCACCTCCATCTACCTGACCATGGCCGCGGTGTTCATCGCGCAGGCCACGAACACGCCGCTCGACATCACGCACCAGATCACCCTGCTGCTGGTGCTGCTGCTCACTTCCAAGGGCGCAGCGGGCATCACGGGCAGCGGCTTCATCGTGCTGGCCGCCACCCTCTCGGCCGTGGGCCACGTGCCCGTGGCGGGCCTCGCGCTGATCCTGGGCATCGACCGCTTCATGTCCGAGGCACGCGCGCTCACCAACCTCGTGGGCAACGGCGTGGCCACCCTCGTCGTGGCCAAGTGGACCGGCGACCTCGACACGGAGCAGCTCAAGCAGCGCCTGGACAACCCCGACTGGGTGGCCGCGCAGGAGCCGGAAGCGATCCTGGACCACAAGACGGAGCGCATGGACGTGTCGGGTACGCGCTGA
- a CDS encoding GntR family transcriptional regulator produces MSTRISNPAVPAPAFSSIQVPDLVGVVEAQLQDAILSGRIAPGERIVEAELARQMGVSRAPVREAARRLESLGLLVSRPRHGFAVRTVSAKQVSDLYDVRIQLELLGAALACQHASDADLAALDARVDDMVARAETLPSAERVALDLDFHFAISALSGNHYLHRLFDNMQTEVRMFLALSEGSYGDLKLLAETHRPIAHALARRDVEAVQHALRFHLEDAKAHASSLFKT; encoded by the coding sequence ATGAGCACGCGCATCAGCAACCCCGCCGTCCCGGCGCCCGCCTTCTCCTCGATCCAGGTGCCCGACCTGGTCGGGGTGGTCGAGGCCCAGTTGCAGGACGCCATCCTCTCGGGCCGCATCGCGCCCGGCGAGCGCATCGTCGAGGCCGAGCTCGCGCGCCAGATGGGCGTGAGCCGCGCCCCGGTGCGCGAGGCGGCGCGCCGGCTGGAGAGCCTGGGCCTGCTGGTCTCGCGCCCGCGCCACGGCTTCGCGGTGCGCACCGTATCGGCCAAGCAGGTGAGCGACCTGTACGACGTGCGCATCCAGCTCGAACTGCTGGGCGCCGCGCTGGCCTGCCAGCACGCGAGCGATGCCGACCTGGCCGCGCTCGATGCGCGCGTGGACGACATGGTCGCGCGCGCCGAGACGCTGCCCTCGGCCGAGCGCGTGGCGCTGGACCTGGACTTCCACTTCGCGATCAGCGCGCTGTCGGGCAACCACTACCTGCACCGGCTGTTCGACAACATGCAGACCGAGGTGCGCATGTTCCTCGCCTTGAGCGAAGGCAGCTATGGCGACCTGAAGCTGCTGGCCGAGACGCACCGCCCCATCGCCCACGCGCTGGCCAGGCGCGACGTCGAGGCCGTGCAGCACGCGCTGCGCTTCCACCTGGAGGACGCCAAGGCGCATGCCTCCAGCCTGTTCAAGACCTGA
- a CDS encoding histone deacetylase family protein, whose protein sequence is MKVIYSDQHVGHDPQQFIVRGRMKRSNEQPERGTLLLDAARRQGHDILAPEDHGPGPRAAIHTPQYLRFLETAWERWQQLEGASEEVLPNVHPFPGQPFTYPDSLVGQAGYHMGDMACSIGRHTWHAATWSAHVATHAAQLVLDGERAAYALCRPPGHHAYADRANGFTYLNNAAIAAQHLRQRHDRVAILDIDVHHGNGTQGIFWRRRDVLTISLHADPHFCTPFFTGHAHEAGEGEGLGYNLNLPLARGTQDEGFLTALATATATVRAYAPGALVVALGLDAHENDPYRMLAVSTPGFGRILGEIARLGLPTVLVQEGGYLSEDLGPNLASALAGFEKAA, encoded by the coding sequence ATGAAAGTCATCTACAGCGACCAGCACGTCGGCCACGATCCGCAGCAATTCATCGTGCGCGGCCGCATGAAGCGCAGCAACGAGCAGCCCGAGCGCGGCACGCTGCTGCTGGACGCCGCGCGCCGGCAGGGCCACGACATCCTCGCCCCCGAAGACCACGGCCCCGGCCCGAGGGCCGCGATCCACACGCCGCAGTACCTGCGCTTCCTCGAGACGGCGTGGGAACGCTGGCAGCAGCTCGAGGGCGCGTCCGAAGAGGTGCTTCCCAATGTCCATCCCTTCCCGGGCCAGCCCTTCACCTACCCCGACAGCCTGGTCGGCCAGGCCGGCTACCACATGGGCGACATGGCCTGCTCCATCGGACGCCACACCTGGCATGCGGCGACCTGGTCGGCCCACGTGGCCACGCACGCGGCCCAGCTCGTTCTGGACGGCGAACGGGCCGCCTACGCGCTCTGCCGCCCGCCGGGCCACCATGCCTATGCCGACCGCGCCAACGGCTTCACATACCTGAACAACGCCGCCATCGCCGCCCAGCACCTGCGCCAGCGGCACGACCGGGTGGCCATCCTGGACATCGACGTGCACCACGGCAACGGCACGCAGGGCATCTTCTGGCGCCGCAGGGACGTGCTCACCATCTCGCTGCACGCTGACCCGCACTTCTGCACGCCCTTCTTCACCGGCCATGCGCACGAGGCCGGCGAAGGCGAAGGCCTGGGCTACAACCTGAACCTGCCGCTGGCCCGCGGCACGCAGGACGAGGGGTTCCTCACCGCGCTGGCCACGGCCACCGCCACGGTCCGTGCCTATGCGCCCGGCGCGCTCGTCGTGGCGCTGGGGCTGGACGCGCACGAAAACGACCCCTACCGGATGCTGGCCGTCAGCACCCCCGGCTTCGGCCGCATCCTCGGCGAGATCGCCCGGCTGGGCCTGCCCACGGTGCTCGTGCAGGAGGGCGGTTATCTCTCCGAAGACCTGGGCCCCAACCTGGCCAGCGCTCTGGCGGGCTTCGAAAAGGCGGCATGA
- a CDS encoding aminotransferase: protein MAQEPTSTGAKDVATHLHSYTNLAALPQTPPLVIVAGDGIHVVDDQGKRYVEAMSGLWCASLGFSNQRLAAAGAKALATLPYYHTFNQRTNVAVADLAEKLLALAPVPMARVFFANSGSEANDSAVKMVWYYHNAIGKPDKKKIIARRNAYHGVTVAAASLGGLEGNHRDFDLPIRTAPEARFLHVDCPHHYRYAHEGESEQDFSTRLARQLEERILAEGPDTVAAFIAEPVMGAGGVLVPPAGYFEKVQAVLRKYDVLLIADEVICGFGRTGNMFGSTTFGLQPDILSCAKALSSGYVPISAVMVNDKVHSAIAAHSGKLGSFGHGYTYSGHPVACAVALETLQVYEDENLIEHVRALAPAFQDGLRAFAGRPWVGNVRGVGLIGAVELMADKAARTPFAAERKAGYRFAALALEEGLIVRAMGDSIGLCPPLIITPDELADLFARFTRAMDRFDAEMDGQP, encoded by the coding sequence ATGGCCCAAGAACCGACGAGCACCGGCGCCAAAGACGTCGCCACCCACCTGCATTCCTACACCAACCTCGCGGCGCTGCCGCAGACGCCGCCGCTCGTGATCGTGGCCGGCGACGGCATCCATGTCGTCGATGACCAGGGAAAGCGCTACGTGGAAGCCATGTCCGGCCTGTGGTGCGCCTCGCTGGGTTTCTCCAACCAGCGCCTGGCCGCGGCCGGCGCCAAGGCGCTCGCCACCCTGCCCTACTACCACACGTTCAACCAGCGCACCAACGTGGCCGTGGCCGACCTGGCCGAAAAGCTGCTGGCGCTGGCGCCCGTGCCCATGGCGCGCGTGTTCTTCGCCAACTCGGGCTCCGAGGCCAACGACAGCGCGGTGAAGATGGTCTGGTACTACCACAACGCCATCGGCAAGCCGGACAAGAAGAAGATCATCGCGCGGCGCAATGCCTACCATGGCGTGACCGTGGCCGCGGCCAGCCTGGGCGGGCTGGAGGGCAACCACCGCGACTTCGATCTGCCCATCCGGACGGCCCCCGAGGCGCGCTTCCTGCACGTGGACTGCCCGCACCACTACCGCTATGCGCACGAAGGCGAGAGCGAGCAGGACTTCTCCACGCGCCTGGCCCGCCAGCTCGAAGAGCGCATCCTGGCCGAAGGCCCCGACACCGTGGCCGCCTTCATCGCCGAGCCGGTGATGGGCGCGGGCGGCGTGCTGGTGCCGCCGGCCGGCTATTTCGAGAAAGTGCAGGCCGTGCTGCGCAAGTACGACGTGCTGCTGATCGCCGACGAGGTGATCTGCGGCTTCGGCCGCACCGGCAACATGTTCGGCTCCACCACCTTCGGCCTGCAGCCCGACATCCTCAGCTGCGCCAAGGCGCTGTCCTCGGGATACGTGCCGATCTCGGCCGTCATGGTCAACGACAAGGTGCACAGCGCCATCGCCGCCCACAGCGGCAAGCTGGGCAGCTTCGGCCACGGCTACACCTACTCGGGCCATCCGGTCGCCTGCGCCGTGGCGCTGGAGACGCTGCAGGTGTACGAGGACGAGAACCTGATCGAGCACGTGCGGGCGCTGGCGCCGGCGTTCCAGGACGGCCTGCGCGCCTTCGCCGGGCGGCCCTGGGTCGGGAACGTGCGCGGCGTGGGCCTGATCGGTGCCGTCGAACTCATGGCCGACAAGGCTGCGCGCACCCCGTTCGCGGCCGAGCGCAAGGCCGGCTACCGCTTCGCCGCGCTGGCGCTCGAAGAAGGCCTGATCGTGCGCGCCATGGGCGACAGCATCGGCCTGTGCCCGCCGCTCATCATCACCCCGGACGAACTCGCGGACCTGTTCGCGCGCTTCACGCGCGCCATGGACCGCTTCGACGCCGAAATGGATGGCCAGCCATGA